One window of the Clupea harengus chromosome 20, Ch_v2.0.2, whole genome shotgun sequence genome contains the following:
- the LOC105906707 gene encoding histone RNA hairpin-binding protein isoform X2 — protein MSSNSQTSRQIPAEDVRKRGSDGHLRLKGDAKPSVGAKREYRHKDNRSESFTTPETDRPSSRCKDWGSEVEQDEMKMSVNRDMQRYRRRILTAEFASRERKISSGSCDSRDSASPAELETDENVLLRRQKQINYGKNTLAYDRYINEVPKHVRQPGVHPRTPNKFRKYSRRSWDQQIKMWRVKLHAWDPPAQDGDLQAIDQIDLGDVMDIELDPDVEIDSQYPCKTSAEDEMDCYSGTPRKMQKTEELGQA, from the exons GAAACGAGGATCAGATGGACACCTAAGGTTAAAGGGAGACGCAAAACCTTCAGTTGGAGCAAAGAGAgaatacagacacaaagacaacagatcTGAAAG TTTCACTACTCCGGAGACCGATCGACCGTCGTCCAGATGCAAAGACTGGGGAAGTGAAGTCGAACAGGATGAGATGAAAATGAGTGTTAACCGTGACATGCAGAG ataTAGAAGGAGAATTCTCACAGCAGAGTTTGCTTCTAGGGAAAGGAAGATCTCATCTGGAAG CTGTGACTCAAGAGATTCTGCTAGCCCTGCAGAGTTGGAAACAGACGAGAATGTTCTATTgaggagacaaaaacaaataaattacgGGAAGAACACCCTTGCTTATGATCGCTACATCAACGAAGTGCCAAA ACATGTCAGGCAGCCAGGAGTCCACCCCCGAACGCCCAACAAGTTCAGGAAGTACAGTCGCCGCTCATGGGATCAGCAGATCAAGATGTGGAGGGTCAAGCTCCATGCATGGGATCCTCCTGCTCAAGATGGGGACCTCCAAGCTAT AGACCAGATAGACCTCGGTGATGTCATGGATATTGAGTTGGACCCTGATGTGGAGATTGACAGTCAATACCCTTGCAAGACATCTGCAGAAGATGAGATG GATTGTTACTCTGGGACACCCAGAAAAATGCAGAAAACTGAGGAACTGGGACAAGCGTAG
- the LOC105906707 gene encoding histone RNA hairpin-binding protein isoform X1: MSSNSQTSRQIPAEDVRNNPPSTMCHGRKRGSDGHLRLKGDAKPSVGAKREYRHKDNRSESFTTPETDRPSSRCKDWGSEVEQDEMKMSVNRDMQRYRRRILTAEFASRERKISSGSCDSRDSASPAELETDENVLLRRQKQINYGKNTLAYDRYINEVPKHVRQPGVHPRTPNKFRKYSRRSWDQQIKMWRVKLHAWDPPAQDGDLQAIDQIDLGDVMDIELDPDVEIDSQYPCKTSAEDEMDCYSGTPRKMQKTEELGQA; the protein is encoded by the exons gaataatCCACCTTCAACAATGTGCCATGGTAGGAAACGAGGATCAGATGGACACCTAAGGTTAAAGGGAGACGCAAAACCTTCAGTTGGAGCAAAGAGAgaatacagacacaaagacaacagatcTGAAAG TTTCACTACTCCGGAGACCGATCGACCGTCGTCCAGATGCAAAGACTGGGGAAGTGAAGTCGAACAGGATGAGATGAAAATGAGTGTTAACCGTGACATGCAGAG ataTAGAAGGAGAATTCTCACAGCAGAGTTTGCTTCTAGGGAAAGGAAGATCTCATCTGGAAG CTGTGACTCAAGAGATTCTGCTAGCCCTGCAGAGTTGGAAACAGACGAGAATGTTCTATTgaggagacaaaaacaaataaattacgGGAAGAACACCCTTGCTTATGATCGCTACATCAACGAAGTGCCAAA ACATGTCAGGCAGCCAGGAGTCCACCCCCGAACGCCCAACAAGTTCAGGAAGTACAGTCGCCGCTCATGGGATCAGCAGATCAAGATGTGGAGGGTCAAGCTCCATGCATGGGATCCTCCTGCTCAAGATGGGGACCTCCAAGCTAT AGACCAGATAGACCTCGGTGATGTCATGGATATTGAGTTGGACCCTGATGTGGAGATTGACAGTCAATACCCTTGCAAGACATCTGCAGAAGATGAGATG GATTGTTACTCTGGGACACCCAGAAAAATGCAGAAAACTGAGGAACTGGGACAAGCGTAG